Proteins from a single region of Gemmatimonadota bacterium:
- a CDS encoding phytanoyl-CoA dioxygenase family protein yields the protein MLTPQQYESYQQEGYLLVPNLFSASQLSETLEATEQNAYGKSFSEFIAELKANPDLENELRLPGAGLGMGGPRSEFCDIPTGVEVIDQVLEHDPFLDAMEQLLDTPDIHYHHGYVYIRNGRIDRKAPTKPEIEFHLDWAKPFIPPHPDWQRYGHIQAWVFLDDIDEDCAPVRLVPRVHDKMGDILRVIEDDGLGFGDIRKVPHSYRFADIRKILHAQEPVSITGKAGSVLFYSGHTPHAAQPFADKDRQRAVIFFSIGRRDTMPWTSTGKREAEMIRRLKPFLGKTTSRVRSLFGWPKPGDAMYTPTSVELIKNAYPEMDVSDYL from the coding sequence ATGTTGACACCACAACAGTATGAGTCTTATCAACAAGAGGGCTATCTCTTAGTCCCGAATCTGTTCTCGGCCAGTCAATTGTCAGAGACGCTTGAGGCCACGGAACAAAACGCTTATGGAAAGTCTTTTTCCGAGTTCATTGCCGAATTGAAGGCCAATCCTGACCTTGAGAATGAGCTACGCCTGCCCGGAGCAGGTCTCGGGATGGGCGGCCCCAGATCGGAGTTCTGTGACATTCCAACAGGGGTAGAAGTCATAGACCAGGTCCTGGAACACGACCCTTTCCTGGACGCCATGGAACAGCTTCTGGATACGCCTGATATACACTATCACCATGGTTACGTCTATATTCGAAACGGTAGAATAGATAGAAAGGCCCCAACAAAGCCGGAAATCGAATTTCACCTGGATTGGGCCAAACCCTTTATCCCTCCTCACCCGGATTGGCAGCGGTATGGCCATATTCAGGCCTGGGTCTTTCTGGACGATATTGATGAAGATTGCGCGCCTGTTCGGTTGGTCCCAAGAGTACACGACAAAATGGGCGATATCTTGCGCGTGATTGAAGACGACGGCCTGGGCTTTGGCGACATCCGCAAGGTGCCCCACTCTTACCGCTTTGCCGATATCCGCAAAATTCTTCACGCGCAGGAACCCGTCTCAATCACTGGGAAAGCTGGCAGCGTTCTCTTCTACAGTGGACACACGCCACACGCAGCACAACCTTTTGCAGACAAGGACAGACAGCGTGCCGTCATCTTCTTTTCAATAGGACGCAGAGACACCATGCCATGGACATCGACCGGAAAAAGGGAAGCTGAAATGATTCGGCGCTTGAAACCCTTTTTGGGCAAAACGACATCGAGGGTTCGCAGTCTCTTCGGCTGGCCGAAACCCGGTGACGCAATGTACACGCCCACCTCCGTCGAACTGATAAAAAACGCGTACCCGGAAATGGACGTCAGCGATTACCTTTGA
- a CDS encoding sulfatase-like hydrolase/transferase has product MISGSPTSSSPRAQTRPNIVMFYIDDWAWNGSPVAMDDTMENSLMPVLQMPNIQKLANEGLKFRNAYGAPQCAPARVCVQTGLSAPHSGFTVYLGAREPYYDTKREYRHFPLVPNVSDRELDEDAVTIPKALKPLGYVSAHIGKWHMRGDPAKAGYVLHDGATDNNPGNTLKYGERGERTPRRLPKDMADPKLMFSITEKAIGFMEEQVEKSNPFYLQISHYAMHAGYECLDKTREKYVNHPLVQEWYKKNNKHPDTVNRGDDPAIWLGMGEDLDGRIGAVLDKLRELGIEDNTYVIVVGDNGYRHEEVEIIPDYKQPLHATKWWLWDGGIRVPMIVKGPEIKSGSVFTGNVINYDFLPTFVDWAGGDSEELQNIDGISLADYMAGKEPDEAFLNRYLYFHYPHYRNSMPHSVIISGSSKVIHFYERPDIPMLFDLSGDIGEVTNIAKQNPETHQKLYDEMMRYLELVEARFPKANPDYDPEIYKSDRKTRARIQWGPFEGQRPLDDDEI; this is encoded by the coding sequence ATGATCTCCGGATCCCCCACCTCGAGCAGTCCACGCGCACAAACGAGGCCCAACATTGTCATGTTTTATATAGACGACTGGGCCTGGAACGGATCACCGGTTGCCATGGATGACACCATGGAGAATTCCCTCATGCCGGTCTTGCAAATGCCCAATATCCAAAAGCTGGCAAATGAGGGCCTGAAGTTTCGCAATGCCTATGGAGCGCCGCAGTGTGCACCTGCTCGTGTGTGCGTACAGACGGGGCTATCTGCTCCACACAGTGGTTTCACGGTATATCTGGGGGCAAGAGAGCCCTACTACGACACGAAAAGGGAATATCGGCATTTTCCGCTGGTTCCGAACGTGTCTGACCGAGAACTCGACGAAGACGCGGTCACCATTCCCAAGGCTCTCAAGCCACTGGGTTATGTCAGTGCCCATATTGGCAAATGGCACATGAGAGGTGATCCAGCAAAGGCGGGCTACGTATTACACGATGGTGCTACCGATAATAATCCCGGCAATACCCTGAAGTACGGGGAGAGGGGCGAGCGGACGCCCAGGCGACTACCCAAAGATATGGCCGATCCCAAGTTGATGTTCAGCATTACTGAAAAGGCAATTGGCTTCATGGAAGAACAGGTAGAAAAAAGCAATCCTTTTTATCTCCAGATATCTCATTATGCCATGCACGCGGGTTATGAATGCCTGGATAAAACGCGTGAAAAGTATGTGAATCATCCACTGGTGCAGGAGTGGTATAAGAAAAACAATAAACATCCCGACACAGTCAACCGGGGAGATGATCCCGCAATCTGGTTGGGGATGGGTGAGGACCTGGATGGTCGGATCGGCGCAGTGCTCGACAAGCTCAGGGAACTGGGGATTGAGGATAACACCTATGTCATCGTCGTGGGTGACAACGGCTACCGACACGAAGAAGTCGAAATCATACCTGACTACAAGCAACCGTTACACGCGACAAAGTGGTGGTTGTGGGATGGAGGCATCCGGGTGCCCATGATTGTCAAGGGGCCGGAGATCAAATCTGGCTCAGTTTTTACCGGCAATGTGATCAACTATGACTTCTTACCCACCTTCGTTGATTGGGCTGGTGGCGACTCAGAAGAATTGCAGAATATCGACGGTATCAGCCTCGCGGATTACATGGCGGGAAAAGAACCGGACGAGGCCTTTCTAAATCGCTATCTCTATTTTCATTATCCTCATTATCGGAATTCTATGCCACATTCGGTCATTATTTCTGGTTCGTCCAAAGTGATCCATTTTTACGAACGACCAGATATTCCAATGTTGTTCGACCTTTCTGGCGACATTGGCGAGGTTACCAATATTGCAAAGCAAAATCCAGAAACACACCAGAAACTCTACGATGAGATGATGCGCTATCTCGAACTGGTCGAGGCGCGATTCCCGAAGGCAAACCCGGATTATGATCCAGAGATTTACAAGAGCGATAGAAAAACCAGAGCGCGTATTCAATGGGGACCGTTTGAAGGACAGCGCCCTCTGGATGACGATGAAATTTAG
- a CDS encoding DegT/DnrJ/EryC1/StrS family aminotransferase codes for MCQIAARITSVATALSPTQATHSNTTAPALFPAQVNAGLTKRKPYSQNCTIIHPTGSTPMPELAINGGSKTVNRDLRQPWPVHDKREEKAVVGVLRSHKWGRSGFDYYNHGDSKLYAFERAFAEFHDSKYALAVSTGTTALETCLRALGVEAGCEVIVPASTYIASASCVMICNGIPIFADIDPRNYTIDPKSVEALITPRTRAVVAVDMGGMPCDTDALGDICRKHNIGLVSDCSHAHGGQWRGKGVGSHADIAGFSCMPGKVLAIGEGGVVMTRDESLYEKAFRYHHAGRDRGEESMNFTWPATTLRLGEFEAAIGLIALTRLEEQAEIRWKNLKYLHKGMESIPGLTGLDIDERVTRWNPYRWHFKFISEEFEGIHRERFRKALQAEGVPCGIGPTKPLYQFSMFASGKWGETGCPIRCPLYQADPIDYTKVYCPEAERIHETEALDLTHRILLGPRENMDLILEAFQKLRDNIDELKTS; via the coding sequence ATGTGCCAAATCGCCGCGCGTATAACTTCGGTGGCTACGGCGTTATCCCCTACCCAAGCGACCCACTCGAATACAACCGCGCCTGCGTTGTTCCCGGCACAGGTGAACGCTGGATTGACGAAACGCAAACCTTACTCACAAAACTGCACGATAATTCATCCCACAGGGAGCACTCCAATGCCTGAACTCGCAATCAACGGTGGTTCAAAAACGGTTAATAGAGACCTGCGCCAACCCTGGCCGGTTCACGATAAACGCGAAGAAAAAGCCGTTGTCGGCGTCCTTCGCAGCCACAAATGGGGGCGCAGTGGCTTTGACTATTACAACCATGGCGACAGCAAACTCTACGCATTTGAACGGGCCTTTGCAGAATTTCACGACAGCAAATACGCCCTTGCTGTCTCCACGGGTACCACAGCACTCGAAACCTGCTTGCGCGCCCTCGGCGTCGAAGCTGGCTGTGAAGTCATTGTCCCTGCGTCAACTTATATTGCGTCTGCTTCCTGCGTCATGATTTGCAATGGCATTCCCATCTTTGCCGATATCGACCCGCGCAACTACACCATCGATCCCAAAAGCGTAGAAGCCCTCATCACGCCGCGCACACGGGCAGTGGTTGCCGTAGATATGGGCGGCATGCCCTGCGATACAGATGCTTTAGGTGACATCTGCCGCAAACACAACATCGGCCTGGTCAGTGACTGTTCTCATGCGCACGGCGGTCAATGGAGAGGCAAAGGCGTGGGATCTCACGCCGACATTGCTGGTTTCTCCTGCATGCCCGGCAAAGTGCTCGCCATAGGCGAAGGCGGCGTGGTGATGACCAGAGACGAAAGCCTGTACGAAAAAGCCTTTCGGTATCATCACGCAGGCCGAGACAGGGGCGAAGAAAGCATGAACTTCACCTGGCCTGCTACAACCCTAAGACTGGGCGAATTTGAAGCGGCCATCGGTCTGATCGCACTCACCCGCCTCGAAGAACAGGCAGAAATTCGGTGGAAAAATCTCAAGTACCTCCACAAAGGAATGGAATCTATTCCCGGACTCACCGGCCTCGACATTGACGAGCGCGTCACCCGCTGGAACCCCTATCGCTGGCACTTCAAATTTATCTCCGAAGAATTTGAAGGCATTCACCGCGAACGATTCCGCAAAGCGCTCCAGGCCGAAGGCGTACCCTGTGGCATTGGCCCAACAAAGCCCCTCTATCAATTTAGCATGTTTGCCAGTGGCAAATGGGGCGAAACAGGCTGTCCAATCCGCTGCCCGTTGTATCAGGCTGATCCCATCGACTACACCAAAGTCTATTGTCCCGAAGCCGAGCGCATTCACGAAACCGAAGCCCTTGATCTGACACACCGCATTCTTCTCGGACCGCGCGAAAACATGGACCTCATTCTCGAAGCGTTCCAAAAATTGCGGGATAATATTGATGAATTGAAAACGAGTTGA
- a CDS encoding sulfatase-like hydrolase/transferase, whose product MNVVILMNDQHAHSFLGCADYPGLQTPTYDRLAQEGIRFTQATCAVSPCLPSRHSMLHGRYAFQSGIYSNRHLLNPAQIPEWTMGKAFGQAGFVTGAFGKMHTIPYQAAIERDNYYGFDHRAGPFHETGERMDSHFVAEHRDWVETGTDEREARGIGRGGDNCAAAFKGFTTSLRLEQTRDWWVGGQAAAFVEENKDNPFFMICSLSGPHAPHVTPANLADLYDPADVALPPEPPDNLPDRDAYPNFVGLEREELRDAIANYMAFVTACDQSHQQVINALDRNGLYDDTLIIFLSDHGELLGSRGVTAFSKYNLYEQAIRIPFIVKPPKGFQTGLVNDSLVNLLDVLPTAFDFAGMDIPVHLPGMSLKSLVDGREREREVAITELQYPRDLNLSIRTQEWKYIHGPYGPELYHIAEDPYEFVNLANDPAHSPRISELQAGAIAEYRRAFERGSKQWVDYPTQPWNAMTL is encoded by the coding sequence ATGAATGTTGTGATTTTAATGAACGATCAACACGCGCATTCCTTCCTCGGGTGTGCGGATTATCCGGGGTTGCAGACACCAACGTATGATCGTTTGGCTCAGGAGGGCATTCGGTTTACGCAGGCAACGTGTGCTGTATCGCCGTGTTTGCCGAGTCGCCATTCGATGTTGCACGGGCGATATGCATTTCAGTCAGGAATTTATTCCAATCGGCATTTACTGAATCCCGCACAAATCCCCGAGTGGACAATGGGAAAGGCGTTTGGACAGGCGGGTTTTGTAACGGGTGCCTTTGGCAAGATGCATACAATACCGTATCAGGCGGCTATTGAACGCGACAACTATTACGGATTTGATCATCGGGCAGGACCATTTCACGAGACGGGCGAGCGTATGGATAGCCACTTTGTGGCGGAACATCGGGATTGGGTGGAGACGGGGACGGACGAGCGGGAAGCGCGTGGAATTGGTCGGGGTGGAGACAATTGTGCGGCGGCATTTAAGGGATTTACGACCAGCTTGAGATTAGAGCAAACGCGCGACTGGTGGGTTGGCGGACAGGCTGCTGCCTTTGTGGAAGAAAACAAGGACAATCCGTTTTTCATGATTTGCAGTTTGTCAGGGCCTCATGCACCTCACGTAACGCCAGCTAATTTGGCAGACTTATATGACCCTGCCGACGTTGCGTTACCACCAGAACCACCGGATAATTTACCCGATAGAGATGCTTATCCCAATTTTGTCGGATTAGAGCGAGAAGAACTACGAGATGCGATTGCAAATTACATGGCTTTTGTCACAGCCTGCGACCAGAGTCATCAGCAAGTGATAAACGCTTTGGATCGCAATGGATTGTACGATGACACGCTGATCATTTTTCTCTCTGACCACGGTGAACTGTTGGGATCGCGAGGGGTAACCGCATTTTCGAAATACAATCTCTACGAACAGGCCATTCGCATTCCATTCATTGTGAAACCGCCAAAGGGATTTCAAACGGGTTTGGTGAACGATTCACTTGTGAATCTGTTGGATGTACTACCTACAGCATTCGATTTTGCGGGGATGGATATTCCCGTGCATTTACCCGGCATGAGTTTGAAATCGCTGGTTGATGGTCGTGAACGTGAACGCGAGGTGGCGATTACGGAGTTACAGTATCCGCGAGATTTAAACCTGAGCATTCGCACGCAGGAGTGGAAATATATTCATGGACCTTATGGACCAGAGCTTTATCACATTGCTGAAGACCCGTATGAGTTTGTGAATTTGGCAAATGATCCGGCACATTCACCGCGAATTTCAGAACTACAAGCAGGCGCAATCGCCGAGTATCGGCGGGCGTTTGAGCGCGGATCAAAACAGTGGGTGGATTATCCGACACAACCGTGGAATGCGATGACGCTTTAA
- a CDS encoding sulfatase-like hydrolase/transferase: MQEKPNILLILTDQQRWDLLGCYGASQCRTPHIDNLASRGVRFNNAFPLIIPCAPGRAALFTGRYGHITGVETNGGQLDQSLPNFATELPRAGYNLGYAGKWHVDHQKNPSDWGFRCKRDFPKYGYPASNINMPGIKSGAQKDSQIARNYLDYLNEKNLEPPELIEAFYAQGNPGQRNRELHGLHAGTIEHNFEAMVASETVELMRAYAQEEDPFFIWTNFWGPHSPCIVPEPYYSMYDPKSIPEDPSFCDTLENRPYVQTLVSRYWGIDPNNWDEWAEITARYWGYMTMIDDLVGRMLSELETLGLAENTLVVFSTDHGDNMGAHKLFEKGPFFDEESFRLPLIAAHPECRQPGRENDEFVYLQDLFPSFLEVADLQPDIVPDTQSILSLLKGEDEPTGRDSVYCQFNGQIQEHKSRMVRTRTHKFVFNQSDIGELYDLENDPHELHNLYGLETHKTLQESLMQCMQDHMERVKDPMLGEFRRVRYIY; encoded by the coding sequence ATGCAAGAAAAACCGAATATTCTACTCATTCTAACAGATCAACAGCGCTGGGATCTGCTGGGTTGTTATGGTGCCTCCCAGTGCAGAACACCACATATTGACAACCTGGCAAGCCGGGGTGTGCGTTTCAACAATGCTTTTCCGCTTATCATCCCATGTGCGCCTGGTCGGGCCGCGCTATTTACAGGTCGGTACGGTCACATTACCGGGGTTGAAACCAACGGTGGCCAGTTGGATCAGTCGCTTCCCAATTTCGCGACAGAGCTACCCCGGGCAGGATACAACCTGGGGTATGCGGGAAAGTGGCATGTGGATCACCAAAAGAACCCAAGTGATTGGGGATTTCGCTGTAAACGAGATTTCCCCAAATATGGCTATCCCGCATCCAATATCAATATGCCAGGTATCAAGAGCGGTGCGCAGAAAGATTCTCAGATTGCGAGGAATTACCTGGACTATTTGAACGAGAAGAACCTGGAACCGCCAGAGCTTATAGAAGCGTTCTATGCTCAGGGAAATCCAGGGCAGCGAAATCGGGAATTGCACGGCCTCCATGCTGGAACTATTGAGCACAATTTCGAAGCCATGGTTGCCTCGGAAACAGTTGAGCTTATGCGGGCGTATGCACAGGAAGAAGATCCCTTTTTTATCTGGACCAATTTCTGGGGTCCACACAGCCCGTGTATTGTGCCGGAACCGTATTACTCGATGTACGACCCGAAGTCCATTCCGGAGGACCCGAGTTTCTGCGATACGCTGGAGAATCGTCCCTATGTTCAGACTCTGGTATCTCGTTATTGGGGGATTGACCCCAACAACTGGGACGAATGGGCGGAGATTACGGCGCGCTACTGGGGGTATATGACGATGATCGATGATCTGGTGGGGCGTATGCTTTCTGAGTTGGAAACGCTCGGTCTCGCGGAAAACACGCTTGTTGTATTTTCCACAGATCACGGAGACAATATGGGGGCACACAAGCTGTTTGAAAAAGGGCCTTTTTTTGATGAGGAGAGTTTTCGCCTGCCTCTAATTGCAGCGCATCCCGAATGCCGACAGCCGGGCCGGGAGAACGACGAATTTGTCTATCTGCAGGATCTGTTCCCGAGTTTTTTGGAAGTCGCAGATCTACAACCCGATATTGTACCCGATACGCAGAGCATTCTTTCGCTGTTGAAGGGAGAGGATGAACCGACGGGGCGTGACAGCGTGTATTGTCAGTTCAATGGTCAGATTCAGGAGCACAAGTCTCGTATGGTGCGCACCAGGACACACAAATTTGTGTTTAATCAATCGGATATCGGAGAGCTCTATGACCTCGAAAACGATCCGCACGAATTGCACAACCTCTACGGTCTCGAGACACACAAGACATTGCAGGAATCGCTGATGCAATGTATGCAAGATCACATGGAACGCGTGAAGGACCCGATGCTCGGTGAGTTCAGGCGGGTGCGATATATTTACTGA
- a CDS encoding phytanoyl-CoA dioxygenase family protein yields MKRDEIRDKNWNRELLDKGYFIFQGLLNRDDIPIIKERVRFIAEHADIYERLGIGHVKEDQPNARNPLHRFYRLNSPAYHNETLWKKMISNPRTVGLVRSILQDDFCVNAGGFFLKPPKHGSVTPWHQDSAAWNMPPAPYDPHEPVMFDFWIAIDRATKENGCLQLIPFSQKLGRIAHQRQGNKLTEVDPRDHGYNPEQDAVACEMEPGDILVWHQNALHYSGPNRSDKQRIGLAGTFIAKRDVPWMRAIRPGNKYLDYLPVCENGHPLNLPKEFLIDEDQIMAMAS; encoded by the coding sequence ATGAAAAGAGACGAGATACGCGATAAGAATTGGAACCGGGAATTGCTGGACAAGGGATATTTCATCTTTCAGGGATTGTTGAACCGTGACGATATCCCCATAATCAAAGAACGCGTTCGGTTTATTGCCGAACACGCCGACATATACGAGCGATTGGGGATCGGGCATGTGAAGGAGGACCAGCCGAATGCCAGGAATCCACTGCACCGATTTTATCGATTGAATAGTCCGGCGTATCACAATGAGACGCTCTGGAAAAAGATGATTTCAAATCCGCGAACCGTCGGGCTGGTGCGCTCTATTTTACAGGATGACTTTTGTGTAAACGCCGGTGGTTTCTTTCTGAAACCACCCAAACACGGATCTGTTACTCCCTGGCATCAGGATTCTGCAGCCTGGAACATGCCCCCGGCCCCCTATGATCCCCACGAGCCTGTGATGTTTGATTTTTGGATTGCAATCGATCGGGCAACAAAAGAGAATGGATGCTTGCAGTTGATTCCTTTTTCACAGAAACTGGGACGCATAGCACACCAGCGGCAGGGCAATAAACTCACGGAAGTGGATCCGCGCGATCACGGCTATAACCCGGAACAGGACGCGGTGGCCTGTGAGATGGAACCCGGAGATATTCTCGTGTGGCATCAAAATGCGTTGCACTATAGCGGACCAAACCGCTCAGACAAACAACGCATCGGCCTGGCAGGGACATTTATTGCCAAACGCGATGTGCCCTGGATGCGGGCGATCCGACCTGGAAATAAATATCTGGATTATTTGCCCGTGTGTGAAAACGGCCACCCCCTCAATTTACCGAAAGAATTCCTGATAGATGAAGATCAGATAATGGCGATGGCGAGTTAG